A portion of the Stigmatella aurantiaca DW4/3-1 genome contains these proteins:
- a CDS encoding phage major capsid protein, producing the protein MTRKQISEMVKALGPEVAQELIDAAARSAHGRMATDRATREGSVYASVASFGAFTKGVVAASRRSGAIALTDAMKRFVNADVQKAVQLTKFDSAGVLAPIQQSGEVIEFLRPEAALLKLGVRTQPFKGELHMGTQTEASVFKWLGEGGTVPKSAPKYGKIVLKAHKGMVLTDISNDLLHTPGVGDAGVGEDLRATVADGLDDAGFNGDGTGGTPKGLFVQLGSAHTFANTGTTPAAYLADIDKAVELPLTAHVRMGATAWVLHPTRATALMQLKDSGLFIFRQEMLDNGTIRGFPFVMTTRVPVTRITFCADWRQFIYGIDEELLLSEHDTRAEYDETTIRALVKADFKLRQPKAFSSITY; encoded by the coding sequence ATGACTCGCAAGCAGATTTCAGAGATGGTGAAGGCGCTGGGCCCGGAGGTGGCGCAGGAGTTGATCGACGCTGCGGCCCGAAGCGCCCACGGACGCATGGCGACAGACAGGGCGACGCGCGAAGGCAGTGTGTACGCGAGCGTCGCGAGTTTTGGCGCGTTCACGAAGGGCGTCGTCGCGGCCAGTCGCCGCTCGGGCGCGATCGCGCTGACCGACGCCATGAAGCGATTCGTCAACGCTGACGTGCAGAAGGCGGTTCAGCTCACCAAATTCGACTCGGCTGGGGTCCTCGCGCCCATCCAGCAGAGCGGCGAGGTGATCGAGTTCCTGCGGCCCGAAGCCGCCCTGCTCAAGCTCGGCGTGCGAACCCAGCCGTTCAAGGGGGAGTTGCACATGGGTACGCAGACGGAGGCTTCGGTCTTCAAGTGGCTTGGCGAAGGGGGGACCGTCCCGAAGAGCGCGCCGAAGTATGGGAAGATTGTGCTCAAGGCGCACAAGGGGATGGTCCTCACCGACATCAGCAACGACCTGCTGCACACGCCGGGGGTCGGCGACGCGGGCGTTGGAGAGGACCTCCGCGCCACCGTGGCCGATGGGCTCGACGACGCCGGGTTCAACGGGGACGGCACGGGGGGCACGCCGAAGGGTCTCTTCGTGCAGCTCGGCAGCGCTCACACCTTCGCGAACACCGGAACGACCCCTGCGGCCTACCTCGCTGACATCGACAAGGCGGTCGAGCTGCCGCTGACCGCGCACGTTCGCATGGGCGCCACCGCGTGGGTTCTGCACCCGACCCGGGCGACCGCGCTGATGCAGCTCAAGGATTCAGGCCTCTTCATCTTCCGGCAGGAGATGCTCGACAATGGGACGATTCGCGGCTTCCCCTTCGTGATGACAACGCGCGTCCCGGTGACGCGGATCACGTTCTGTGCTGACTGGCGCCAATTCATCTACGGGATTGACGAGGAGTTGCTTCTCTCCGAGCACGACACCCGCGCCGAGTACGACGAGACGACCATCCGCGCGCTCGTGAAGGCCGACTTCAAGCTGCGCCAGCCGAAGGCGTTCAGCTCCATCACCTACTAA
- a CDS encoding HK97 family phage prohead protease, with protein MKNPITRSLQLAAVQKDAAALTPVEADGNRRVYTFKASDGDFDRYADRLSVKGWRTDAYNANGVVLFNHDDGAHAAWTGAAPPLPIGKGRVYTKNDALMIDIEFDDDDDFAKRVERKVAKGILNAVSVRYLMLPGHYRANERGGFDCDAQELLEVSIVTIPGNARAVRSKALEDEEVVERIATRVAELLGDSAEEKSSDEDDDKPDAGEKQAEEPATGNGDAPADESKPNTGEPTSADAPKADDEEEEEAKGLDAAETAKGFVEAFKVYIQGVSRQ; from the coding sequence ATGAAAAATCCCATCACACGCTCTTTGCAGCTCGCGGCCGTGCAGAAGGATGCGGCAGCGCTGACTCCCGTCGAAGCGGACGGCAACCGCCGTGTCTACACGTTCAAGGCCAGCGACGGTGACTTTGACCGCTACGCCGACCGGCTGAGCGTCAAGGGCTGGCGCACCGACGCTTACAACGCGAACGGTGTCGTTCTCTTCAACCATGACGACGGGGCGCATGCCGCGTGGACAGGGGCGGCGCCCCCGCTGCCCATCGGCAAGGGGCGTGTCTATACAAAGAACGACGCGCTGATGATCGACATCGAATTCGACGATGACGACGACTTCGCGAAGCGAGTCGAGCGCAAGGTCGCGAAGGGCATCCTGAACGCCGTCTCCGTCCGCTACCTCATGCTGCCCGGCCACTACCGAGCGAACGAGCGGGGAGGCTTCGACTGCGACGCTCAGGAATTGCTGGAGGTCTCGATCGTGACGATTCCGGGCAACGCGCGGGCCGTGCGCTCGAAGGCGCTCGAAGACGAAGAGGTTGTCGAGCGCATCGCAACACGGGTCGCTGAGCTGCTCGGTGACAGCGCCGAAGAGAAGTCGTCCGACGAGGACGACGACAAGCCTGACGCGGGCGAAAAGCAGGCCGAAGAGCCAGCCACCGGCAACGGTGATGCGCCCGCAGACGAGAGCAAGCCCAACACGGGCGAGCCGACATCCGCTGATGCGCCGAAGGCGGATGACGAGGAAGAAGAAGAGGCGAAGGGTCTCGACGCCGCCGAAACCGCGAAGGGCTTCGTCGAGGCGTTCAAGGTTTACATCCAAGGAGTGTCAAGGCAATGA
- a CDS encoding IS66-like element ISStau2 family transposase, which translates to MSPVDPTDARIAELEGEVAELKKLVAALLAENASLRAEVAELRGRLGQNSTNSSKPPSSDPPGTQRPSKPASGRRPGGQPGHKHHKRELVPAEQVHRTVDIAAPRQCDQCEQGLAGRAVEPLRHQTVEVEPIKPHVTEYRCHGKQCGGCGAVSYGELPVEVAGHTFGERLTGIIVLLSGQYRLSKRKVQDALSDLLGVRICLGSISNREAEVAKALEVPVAQVGDAIREAERAHADETGWFEGKVNGRAKRAWLWVVVTAHLALFRISPSRGSEVAKALLGEDFTGFLTTDRWSAYNWYDTFLRQLCWSHLTRDFQSFIDRGGEGGRLGALLMKERDRMFKGWRRVRDGTMPREEFELRMPKVERRVGRLLRDAVVCAEDKTAGTAAEILKLESAMWTFVHVEGLEPTNNFGERTIRHAVMYRKTSFGTQSPEGSRFVERILTVVTTLRLQKRNVLEYLTAAVGAHRRGLPVPSLLPVAEPSQLAVAA; encoded by the coding sequence GTGAGCCCGGTTGACCCCACAGATGCCCGCATCGCCGAGTTGGAAGGGGAAGTGGCCGAGCTGAAGAAGCTCGTGGCGGCACTGCTCGCGGAGAATGCATCCCTGCGCGCTGAAGTGGCTGAGCTGCGAGGGCGACTGGGCCAGAACTCGACCAACTCGTCCAAGCCCCCATCGTCCGACCCACCCGGGACACAGCGCCCCTCGAAGCCAGCTTCGGGTCGCCGCCCTGGTGGCCAGCCGGGACACAAGCACCACAAGCGAGAGCTGGTGCCAGCGGAGCAGGTCCACCGCACTGTCGACATTGCCGCGCCACGGCAGTGCGACCAGTGCGAGCAGGGGTTGGCAGGCCGTGCTGTCGAGCCTCTCCGGCACCAGACGGTGGAGGTGGAGCCGATAAAGCCGCACGTGACAGAGTACCGGTGCCACGGCAAGCAGTGTGGCGGATGCGGCGCGGTGAGCTATGGCGAGCTTCCCGTCGAGGTGGCAGGCCACACCTTTGGAGAGCGCCTGACCGGCATCATCGTGCTGCTGTCGGGGCAGTACCGGCTCTCCAAGCGCAAGGTGCAGGATGCGCTTTCGGACCTGCTCGGAGTGCGCATCTGCCTGGGCTCCATTTCCAACCGCGAAGCCGAAGTCGCCAAGGCGTTGGAGGTGCCGGTGGCGCAGGTGGGGGACGCCATCCGAGAGGCGGAGCGCGCCCATGCGGATGAGACAGGCTGGTTCGAAGGCAAGGTGAATGGACGAGCCAAGCGGGCCTGGCTGTGGGTCGTCGTCACCGCGCACCTGGCACTCTTCCGCATCTCCCCCAGCCGGGGCAGCGAGGTGGCCAAGGCCCTGCTGGGCGAGGACTTCACCGGTTTTCTCACCACGGACCGATGGAGCGCGTACAACTGGTACGACACCTTCCTGCGCCAGTTGTGCTGGAGCCACCTGACGAGGGACTTCCAGAGCTTCATTGACCGGGGTGGGGAAGGCGGCCGCCTCGGCGCGCTGCTCATGAAGGAGCGCGACCGCATGTTCAAGGGGTGGCGCCGAGTACGCGACGGGACGATGCCTCGAGAGGAGTTTGAACTGCGGATGCCGAAGGTCGAGCGCAGAGTCGGCAGGCTCCTCCGTGACGCCGTCGTGTGCGCAGAGGACAAGACCGCCGGCACGGCGGCGGAAATCCTGAAGCTTGAGTCGGCCATGTGGACGTTCGTCCATGTGGAGGGGCTCGAGCCCACCAACAACTTCGGTGAGCGCACCATCCGCCACGCTGTCATGTACAGGAAGACCAGCTTCGGGACGCAGTCGCCAGAAGGCAGCCGCTTCGTCGAGCGGATTCTCACAGTGGTCACGACGCTGCGGCTGCAGAAGCGCAACGTGCTCGAATACCTGACCGCAGCCGTTGGCGCGCATCGACGAGGGCTTCCAGTGCCATCCCTCCTCCCCGTCGCAGAGCCCTCTCAGCTCGCGGTCGCTGCCTGA
- a CDS encoding toll/interleukin-1 receptor domain-containing protein, giving the protein MPRDSRTRQSGRLVFISHAAADKELVNFFVDTVLITGIGINHASIFNTSSTSSPIPPGSNFTEDIRKAMQDAECVIALVTTTYRERAFAMAELGAAWALDRLVPILVPPLDFKDTEGVLKGTQCFKINNKEDLSHLYDYFADLAKGKRSWLNPTGSATFERHRDKFLRELAQMLKENSSPEKSIASESSGEAQVAQSAAQPPLRSSEDVEKDFERLVSELREALAKLPVIVRVAFMFSANGSWVIEKPVHTQEIDETEHLGLIKAKLRWDRPGASKERIYSPTRTGQLNRDVFRVIKELSRLLVNAPPDFHREYEAKNGHPASLKASQFWDTHDLYSEGEPGKETASFRNS; this is encoded by the coding sequence ATGCCTAGAGACTCAAGAACACGACAAAGCGGCCGTCTAGTCTTCATCAGTCACGCGGCTGCCGATAAAGAACTAGTTAATTTCTTCGTTGACACCGTGCTCATAACCGGCATTGGCATTAACCATGCATCTATCTTTAACACATCATCCACATCAAGCCCTATCCCGCCAGGCTCAAATTTCACTGAAGATATACGCAAGGCTATGCAAGACGCAGAATGCGTAATTGCACTCGTCACGACAACCTACCGTGAACGTGCGTTTGCAATGGCGGAGCTTGGCGCTGCATGGGCTCTCGATAGGTTGGTTCCTATTCTTGTACCGCCTCTTGACTTCAAGGATACTGAGGGCGTTCTCAAAGGAACCCAGTGCTTCAAGATTAACAACAAAGAAGACCTTTCTCATCTGTATGATTATTTCGCAGACCTCGCCAAAGGCAAGAGGAGTTGGCTTAATCCTACTGGGAGCGCCACTTTCGAGAGGCATCGCGACAAATTCTTAAGGGAATTAGCACAGATGCTGAAGGAGAACTCTAGCCCGGAGAAGTCGATCGCTTCAGAAAGTAGTGGTGAAGCCCAAGTCGCCCAGTCAGCGGCTCAACCGCCACTTCGTAGCAGCGAAGACGTAGAGAAGGACTTCGAGAGGTTGGTTTCTGAGTTGCGTGAAGCCTTGGCTAAATTGCCGGTGATTGTTCGCGTTGCATTTATGTTTTCCGCCAATGGCTCTTGGGTCATCGAGAAACCTGTTCACACGCAAGAGATTGATGAAACAGAGCATCTCGGACTGATCAAAGCAAAGCTAAGATGGGATCGTCCCGGTGCTTCGAAGGAGCGGATATACTCGCCTACAAGAACTGGACAGCTCAATCGCGACGTCTTCCGCGTCATAAAGGAGCTATCACGCCTTCTTGTTAATGCCCCACCGGACTTTCATCGTGAATACGAAGCCAAGAACGGCCACCCCGCTAGCCTTAAAGCCTCTCAATTCTGGGATACACATGACCTTTACAGCGAGGGAGAGCCTGGAAAAGAGACCGCATCATTCAGAAACTCATGA
- a CDS encoding virulence-associated E family protein — protein sequence MRVAFYESAQDNIPRVEELSWPELSARLTLHRRSQCPTSPCVRGCPAKNGAAWSPVDIVERRRTENVRAVTVAVFDLDHLTEAQLSCLDAVERHGLAFAVHSTHSNRPPNDFCLRLAIPLSRPVLPREWAAVRQAAIRLLDLPADPATKDLARIYFLPDAPVGLEPLALSGEGAPLDVDALLALSRSGLPATAPALAPHPEPVDSGPADLFELRALLRRVRKPEHVVILRRVLAGEPLAPMGEQDTTLNALMSCAAFVLPLSTPEAVVVELFRASFAATDWQEGTDHLCEQALLKLRRHRKRRKARDSERLADNRAIWEVLGSKAPEQPPPDALGLEEDETASANWERELVFNATQEGGKRLRNCEANVFTVLLRSPEWRGVLRFNEVTKRLEVEGGPLGMNADPETLDVLVANWIQRSGYGQLGLQPKAQTVAPQILAVAKRNSHDPVADFLAGLVWDGKPRLDELLIAYFGAKGDPSYLRAVGAKFAISAVARALRPGCKVDTVLILEGPQGLRKSTAFRILGGQYFSDAPIDVSNKDSAMLASQFWFIELAELSTFRKSEVQALKAFISRTEDTYRPPYGRTNVQTPRRCVFVGTTNDEDYLRDPTGHRRFWPVKCTSIDTDTLTRDRDQLWAEAVERFHQGETWWLTSEEAAGAEQQAALRVENFGDGRKEVILRWLLEMPPEKRPIDVTILQVGVDAFALAPAQVDTRISREISAALKALRFARGQRRKDDGTRPLVYYLPEELRNAPVEKRGERRAALQVIAGSTSSQE from the coding sequence GTGCGCGTCGCCTTCTACGAATCCGCTCAGGACAACATCCCGCGCGTTGAGGAACTCTCCTGGCCTGAGCTGTCCGCGCGCCTCACGTTGCACCGCCGCAGCCAGTGCCCCACGTCCCCGTGCGTGCGCGGGTGTCCCGCGAAGAACGGCGCGGCCTGGTCACCCGTCGACATCGTCGAGCGGCGCCGCACCGAGAACGTGCGCGCTGTCACCGTTGCGGTCTTCGACCTGGACCACCTGACCGAAGCCCAGCTCTCTTGCCTCGATGCCGTCGAGCGGCATGGGCTCGCCTTCGCGGTTCACTCGACGCACAGCAACCGCCCGCCCAACGACTTCTGCCTGCGGCTGGCGATCCCCCTGTCCCGGCCGGTGCTCCCCAGGGAATGGGCCGCCGTGCGTCAGGCAGCGATCCGGCTGCTGGACCTTCCCGCCGACCCGGCGACGAAAGACCTCGCGCGGATCTACTTCCTGCCCGACGCGCCGGTAGGGCTTGAGCCGCTCGCGCTCAGTGGGGAGGGGGCGCCGCTGGACGTCGACGCGCTGCTTGCCCTGTCACGTTCGGGGCTGCCCGCGACCGCCCCTGCGCTGGCGCCACACCCCGAGCCCGTGGATTCTGGCCCGGCGGACCTCTTCGAGCTTCGCGCGCTCCTGCGGCGCGTCAGGAAGCCCGAGCACGTGGTCATCCTGCGCCGCGTCCTGGCCGGGGAGCCCCTCGCGCCCATGGGTGAGCAAGACACGACCCTCAACGCGCTGATGTCGTGTGCCGCCTTCGTCCTGCCCCTGAGCACGCCGGAAGCCGTGGTCGTGGAGCTGTTCCGCGCCTCCTTCGCGGCAACGGACTGGCAGGAGGGTACGGACCACCTGTGCGAGCAGGCCCTTCTCAAGCTTCGGCGGCACCGCAAGCGCCGGAAGGCCCGTGACTCGGAACGGCTGGCGGATAATCGGGCGATCTGGGAGGTGCTCGGCAGCAAGGCACCTGAACAACCGCCACCTGATGCTCTGGGCTTGGAGGAAGACGAAACGGCCTCCGCCAACTGGGAACGTGAGCTTGTGTTCAACGCCACGCAGGAAGGCGGGAAGCGGCTCCGGAACTGTGAAGCGAACGTGTTCACCGTCCTTCTGCGCTCGCCCGAGTGGCGCGGTGTGCTCCGCTTCAATGAAGTCACCAAGCGCCTGGAGGTCGAAGGCGGGCCGCTCGGGATGAACGCGGACCCCGAGACCCTCGACGTGCTCGTGGCAAACTGGATCCAGCGAAGCGGCTACGGGCAGCTTGGGCTCCAACCCAAGGCCCAGACCGTCGCGCCGCAGATCCTCGCGGTCGCGAAGCGAAACAGCCACGACCCCGTCGCCGACTTCCTTGCTGGGCTCGTCTGGGACGGGAAGCCACGTCTCGACGAGCTGCTCATCGCTTACTTCGGCGCCAAGGGAGATCCGTCATACCTCCGGGCGGTCGGCGCGAAGTTCGCGATCTCGGCCGTCGCGCGTGCCCTCCGGCCGGGCTGCAAGGTCGACACGGTCCTCATCCTGGAGGGGCCACAGGGGCTCAGGAAGTCGACCGCGTTTCGCATTCTCGGGGGCCAATACTTCAGCGACGCGCCGATCGACGTGAGCAACAAAGACAGCGCGATGCTGGCTTCGCAGTTCTGGTTTATTGAACTGGCCGAGCTGAGCACCTTCCGGAAGAGCGAGGTTCAAGCGCTCAAGGCGTTCATCAGCCGCACGGAGGACACCTACCGGCCGCCCTATGGACGCACCAACGTCCAGACGCCGCGCCGTTGCGTGTTCGTCGGGACCACCAACGATGAAGACTATCTGCGCGACCCCACCGGGCACCGCCGCTTCTGGCCAGTCAAATGCACGAGCATCGACACGGACACGCTCACCCGCGACCGGGATCAGCTCTGGGCCGAAGCCGTCGAGCGCTTCCACCAAGGGGAAACGTGGTGGCTCACGTCGGAGGAAGCCGCGGGAGCTGAGCAGCAAGCGGCCCTTCGCGTAGAGAACTTCGGGGACGGGCGCAAAGAGGTCATCTTGCGTTGGCTGCTGGAGATGCCCCCCGAGAAGCGCCCGATCGATGTAACGATCCTCCAAGTGGGAGTGGATGCCTTCGCGCTTGCTCCCGCTCAGGTCGACACGAGGATCTCCCGAGAGATTTCGGCGGCGCTCAAGGCGCTTCGCTTCGCTCGTGGTCAGCGTCGCAAGGACGATGGGACCCGGCCGCTCGTCTACTACCTGCCCGAAGAGCTGAGAAACGCCCCCGTCGAAAAACGTGGCGAGCGGCGAGCGGCATTGCAGGTCATCGCGGGCAGCACGTCGTCGCAAGAGTGA
- a CDS encoding HEPN domain-containing protein, which produces MKNSRLRPQPRINKYLISSSARIFGIHDSDNLLISPAPPDLMNPQPGRRALAEGPTYRTYFFASFENAEPVETGENTLPPVPDFHWVGDLLAVSLAVFFGKRFEHHGLIETQGMFCMPSIVAREIVAHALPPFNSVPRADYGNDLNLTRLCEIAPLLDYCTGKAVPHTEGVDPQIKEAAIRAFFTAGRFYLRALHMIEEQPEAAYLDLVTVGEVLSNQYEYGDEEIFDAQTRDLLAKISDRLGAADARRIRERLRQIKRRYVLALKKLVSEDFFDVSDSKVEYGRLLKEEFEKTLSASYDLRSRYLHVGESFGLSVTYLQDEFVERAVAIAVTGSGDKDFEKILRRAPTLLGLERIMRRALLQFLNDRIWPLALRTPSPLPG; this is translated from the coding sequence ATGAAGAACTCCCGACTGAGACCGCAGCCAAGAATCAATAAATACCTGATCTCATCTTCAGCAAGAATCTTTGGCATCCATGATAGCGACAATCTTCTGATATCTCCTGCCCCTCCTGATCTGATGAACCCTCAGCCGGGGCGCCGTGCCCTCGCAGAGGGACCGACATATCGGACGTACTTTTTTGCCTCATTCGAGAATGCAGAGCCTGTCGAAACTGGCGAGAATACTCTTCCTCCCGTGCCAGACTTTCATTGGGTTGGCGATCTATTGGCAGTGAGTCTCGCCGTGTTTTTCGGCAAGCGGTTTGAGCATCATGGGCTCATTGAGACCCAGGGAATGTTCTGCATGCCATCTATAGTTGCGAGAGAGATTGTTGCGCATGCGCTCCCGCCTTTCAATTCCGTGCCGCGCGCTGACTATGGAAACGATTTGAATCTTACTCGTCTGTGCGAAATTGCGCCTCTTTTGGACTATTGCACAGGAAAAGCTGTTCCTCATACCGAAGGAGTTGACCCTCAGATCAAGGAAGCTGCCATACGAGCATTCTTCACTGCTGGCCGATTCTATCTGCGTGCTTTGCATATGATTGAAGAGCAACCGGAGGCTGCTTACTTGGACTTGGTAACGGTCGGGGAGGTTCTCTCCAATCAGTACGAATATGGCGACGAGGAGATTTTTGATGCTCAAACGCGCGACCTGCTTGCTAAAATCAGCGATCGTCTAGGCGCAGCAGATGCTCGGCGGATTCGTGAGCGCCTACGCCAAATCAAGCGGCGCTATGTGCTGGCGCTAAAGAAGTTGGTGTCTGAAGATTTTTTTGATGTTTCGGATTCAAAGGTTGAGTATGGGCGCCTGCTCAAGGAGGAGTTTGAGAAAACTCTCTCAGCGTCATATGACTTAAGAAGTCGATACCTTCATGTAGGAGAATCTTTTGGTCTGAGCGTGACGTACCTTCAGGATGAGTTTGTCGAAAGGGCTGTAGCAATTGCGGTGACAGGCTCTGGTGATAAGGATTTTGAAAAGATTCTCAGGCGCGCTCCGACGCTGCTGGGGCTTGAGCGGATCATGCGCCGCGCGTTGCTGCAATTTCTTAATGATCGTATTTGGCCACTTGCATTGAGAACGCCGTCGCCTCTGCCGGGTTAG
- a CDS encoding helix-turn-helix domain-containing protein: protein MKGDVTMPSEEGSQVPEFLTVDEAAALLRVNRKTLYESIRLEQVPGGVRIGKSLRIRRAALLESSPGKGRDIAHGKKP from the coding sequence ATGAAGGGTGATGTCACCATGCCCTCGGAGGAAGGCTCCCAGGTGCCCGAGTTCCTCACCGTGGACGAAGCCGCGGCTCTCCTGCGCGTGAACCGGAAAACACTCTATGAGTCGATTCGCCTCGAACAGGTGCCGGGGGGCGTCCGCATCGGGAAATCGCTGCGCATCCGCCGGGCTGCCTTGCTAGAGTCCTCCCCCGGGAAGGGCCGCGATATCGCTCACGGAAAGAAGCCATGA
- a CDS encoding tyrosine-type recombinase/integrase — MSVRARTWTNKAGKVEERWTVDIVFQHADGREERVTKVSPVQTRRGAEQYERELRNALLNGTYGKEKKSEGRVTLAEFSARFLTYSENNNKPSSAITKQQILRDHILPFFGEMALVRIGPAEIEDFKALMRKKKSASRARKEDATRAAIGKRKDGEAKPLSLKTINNVLSALSKLLNLAEEQKVIKQAPRVKLFGKLPKPKFDFLTFEEAGRLIDAAEPEWRTLMLVALKTGLRQGELIGLQWADLDLSRGMVTVRRTIWRGVTDLPKGGRERTVDLPASAVEALKAHRHLRGRFVFCQDDGQPLTAGKTAQPLRRALKMADIGREEGRIGWHDLRHTYASHLAMKGIPLKVIQELMGHVTIEMTERYAHLSPDTRREAVGVLDQPLAPTRNTDATRVEGAANHP, encoded by the coding sequence ATGAGCGTTAGAGCGCGGACGTGGACGAACAAGGCCGGTAAGGTTGAGGAGCGCTGGACAGTGGACATCGTGTTTCAGCACGCAGACGGACGGGAAGAGCGGGTGACGAAGGTGTCGCCTGTTCAGACCCGTCGTGGTGCTGAGCAATACGAGCGCGAGCTGCGCAATGCTCTCCTGAACGGGACTTACGGAAAGGAGAAGAAGAGCGAGGGGCGCGTCACGTTGGCGGAGTTCAGCGCGCGGTTCCTCACCTACAGCGAGAACAACAACAAACCTTCGAGCGCCATCACCAAACAGCAGATCTTGAGGGATCATATTCTGCCGTTCTTCGGTGAAATGGCGCTTGTGCGTATCGGCCCGGCTGAGATTGAAGACTTCAAGGCGCTCATGCGTAAGAAGAAGTCTGCGTCTCGGGCTCGGAAGGAAGACGCGACGCGGGCCGCCATCGGCAAGCGCAAGGACGGGGAAGCCAAGCCCCTGAGCCTCAAGACCATCAACAACGTTCTATCCGCGCTGAGCAAGTTGCTAAACCTCGCGGAAGAGCAGAAGGTCATCAAGCAGGCTCCGCGCGTGAAGCTCTTCGGCAAGCTCCCCAAGCCTAAGTTTGACTTCCTCACCTTCGAGGAAGCCGGGCGGCTGATCGACGCGGCTGAGCCGGAATGGCGAACGCTGATGCTCGTGGCGCTCAAGACGGGCCTGCGGCAAGGGGAGCTGATCGGGCTCCAGTGGGCTGATCTCGACCTGTCACGCGGCATGGTGACCGTGCGGCGGACCATCTGGCGTGGGGTGACGGACTTGCCCAAGGGTGGACGGGAGCGCACCGTAGACCTTCCTGCATCGGCCGTGGAGGCCCTCAAGGCTCACCGTCACCTTCGGGGTCGCTTCGTCTTCTGTCAGGACGACGGTCAGCCGCTCACGGCGGGCAAGACGGCGCAGCCGCTTCGCCGGGCCCTTAAGATGGCGGACATTGGCCGAGAGGAGGGGCGGATCGGCTGGCACGACCTGCGCCACACCTACGCGAGCCACCTCGCAATGAAGGGGATCCCGCTCAAGGTCATTCAGGAGCTGATGGGCCACGTCACGATCGAGATGACCGAGCGCTACGCCCACCTGAGCCCCGACACCCGGCGGGAGGCGGTCGGTGTTCTTGACCAGCCTCTTGCGCCGACACGCAACACTGACGCAACACGGGTGGAAGGAGCTGCTAACCACCCGTGA
- a CDS encoding M16 family metallopeptidase encodes MRQFLLLLLLTAAVPSAAQPKAPEAFPYPAKTDRLPNGLSVVRVPFHSPGLVAYYTVVRVGSRNEVEPGKTGFAHFFEHMMFKGTKKHPEGERERLLATYGFNDNAFTTDDFTVYHSYGPTAGLDALIELEADRFRNLEYAEPSFRTEALAVLGEYHKNEANPWLRMEERLLGTAFQQHPYRHTTLGFYEDIQAMPEAYAYSRSFFERWYTPDNTLLFIVGDFQDGEVMARIREHYGPWNRKVAQVPIPTEPPQKEKRTVSVEWPSSTLPRQVLAWHTPAASTTTPSAAIQSVLSDYLVGSTSPVYKELVLDKQLVESIGSGFYPHRDPSLFSLHATLKAEESRPAVEAALTRAIQELASGKVDAARVQAIQSNIRYSLLMHLEAPDDVAGQLAWYAGIFGSPDALSRHLQNIARVQPEQLVSFAKRYLVESNLTVLTLTPATGGKP; translated from the coding sequence ATGCGACAATTCCTGCTGCTCCTTCTTCTGACCGCGGCGGTCCCTTCGGCCGCCCAACCGAAAGCCCCCGAGGCGTTCCCCTACCCCGCGAAGACCGACAGGCTGCCCAATGGCCTCTCCGTCGTGCGCGTGCCCTTCCACTCCCCCGGCCTCGTCGCCTACTACACCGTCGTGCGCGTGGGCTCACGCAACGAGGTCGAGCCCGGCAAGACGGGCTTCGCGCACTTCTTCGAGCACATGATGTTCAAGGGCACGAAGAAGCACCCCGAAGGAGAGCGCGAGCGGCTCCTGGCCACCTACGGCTTCAACGACAACGCCTTCACCACCGACGACTTCACCGTCTACCACTCCTACGGTCCCACCGCGGGACTCGACGCCCTCATCGAGCTGGAAGCCGACCGCTTCCGGAACCTCGAGTACGCCGAGCCCTCCTTCCGCACCGAGGCCCTCGCCGTGCTCGGCGAGTACCACAAGAACGAGGCCAACCCCTGGCTGCGAATGGAAGAGCGGCTGCTGGGCACCGCCTTCCAGCAGCACCCCTACCGGCACACCACGCTCGGCTTCTATGAGGACATCCAGGCCATGCCCGAGGCCTACGCCTACAGCCGCTCTTTCTTCGAGCGCTGGTACACCCCCGACAACACCCTCCTCTTCATCGTCGGGGACTTCCAGGATGGCGAGGTCATGGCCCGTATTCGCGAGCACTATGGCCCCTGGAACCGCAAGGTGGCCCAGGTCCCCATCCCCACCGAGCCCCCCCAGAAGGAAAAGCGCACCGTCTCCGTCGAGTGGCCCTCCAGCACCCTGCCCCGTCAGGTGCTCGCCTGGCACACCCCCGCCGCCTCCACCACCACCCCCAGTGCCGCCATCCAGTCCGTGCTCTCGGACTACCTCGTGGGCTCCACCAGTCCGGTCTACAAGGAGCTGGTCCTCGACAAGCAGCTCGTCGAGTCCATCGGCAGCGGCTTCTACCCCCATCGGGACCCCTCCCTCTTCAGCCTCCATGCGACCCTCAAGGCCGAGGAGAGCCGCCCCGCCGTCGAAGCCGCGCTCACCCGTGCCATCCAGGAGCTGGCCTCGGGCAAGGTGGACGCCGCCCGCGTTCAGGCCATCCAGAGCAACATCCGCTACAGCCTCCTCATGCACCTGGAGGCGCCCGACGATGTGGCCGGCCAGCTCGCCTGGTACGCGGGGATCTTCGGCTCCCCGGACGCGCTCTCCCGCCACCTCCAGAACATCGCTCGCGTCCAACCCGAGCAGCTCGTCTCCTTCGCGAAGCGCTACCTCGTCGAGAGCAACCTCACCGTGCTCACCCTCACCCCCGCCACCGGAGGCAAGCCGTGA